The window TTTGTCTTTGGAGAAGATACATCGCAACAAGATGAACACATTCGTGGAGCTCTCCTGTTTCTCGACGCTTTTCCAGTTAAAGACTTGAAATTTGGGTTGGATGTTGTGAACAACCATTTTCAAATGTACTATTCCGAGGGGAAGATACCCAACGATTGGTACAACCCAGTTCCTGTGACTTATATCACCGTGGTAGGTGGAGTGTTCAAATTCACC is drawn from Pseudothermotoga sp. and contains these coding sequences:
- the cmr6 gene encoding type III-B CRISPR module RAMP protein Cmr6, which encodes FVFGEDTSQQDEHIRGALLFLDAFPVKDLKFGLDVVNNHFQMYYSEGKIPNDWYNPVPVTYITVVGGVFKFTVVAVQEVDDNLKERIKKAFEEMLISYGIGAKTNYGYGRFEKNDQK